From the genome of Labrus mixtus chromosome 17, fLabMix1.1, whole genome shotgun sequence:
TATTTCCATTAAATTGATAAAGACAAAACtacatattaataaaaataagtctTTCTACTTCTCCAAGGTGCTGATTTGTCATCTACATTTTCTAGTTACAATAACCAAACAGTGccaagcagtttttttttctccacaaggTTTAATGACCGAAGGTGTAATTGCATACAAGATAAGCCGGCAGTACTCACCAAACATGGCACTGATGGATCCAGCCATCAACTCCTCCTCAGTGCCATTGTACATGCCCACGTCGATGATACCCTTACGGATCGTTTCACTCACTTTGGCCCCAAGGAGCACAGAGCCAAGGGTCTCAAAAATGGTGGCAAGAATGCACGCCTGGCGCAACGTGACAACCCCGGAGCCCACAGCCGTGCCGAATGAGTTCGCAACATCGTTTGCACCGACAGAAAAGGCTAAGATGAAGGCTATGATGAAGCCAATAACCAACAGCCATGTGTACTCCGTCAGAGCAGTCAGTGTTGGTAGCCCCACTGTGCTGGCCAGTATTGTTGCAGTTGTAGAAACCATGATTGTCGACTATTGAGTAATTGCTTCACAATCTTAAAGGGAATAAATGCCTGACAAAACAGTTATTTATACAACGCTATATCTAAACAGCAGTTAGTGAAATTAAGAGgtatattgtaaaataaataagtgaatCCTCTTTTGTCACCTGTTTTAACAGGATTTAAAGGATTTAGCAGTGCAAACTTGTGATGTGTTTACCTGGATCAGACCAGAAAACAATCAAGGTAAACGGAGGTAAAGTGTGGGCTTATTGCTATCCTGTAATTAAACTAGGtctgttgattttgttttggaGCTGAGCTAACAAGTGGAGTGAATAGACAGCCATGGTGCAAATGTAACTGCAGATGAGCAGGGGTACATcctgaaaagacaaaacacacagaaggacttttttttaacaacacttCCTCTTTATTCCATCCGTGGACAGCAGTAGAAGGATGTGTGAGGGTTTGTAAGAAGCACATGTAGTTTATGTATGAATTTAATGAAGTAAATATTTTGTACTGGGAAATATAATTGAGGTCCTAACAAAGAGAAAGTGACTTCTttaaaactaaataacatacagcaTCGCAGAAACTTACTGGGACCGGAAGAACGACCTCCAGTAGTCTTTTCAGACAAACCAATGGGAAGCCATTTTCGGTAAATGTCGCAGGAAGGAAGCGGAGGTTATATCAACCAGTGCCCTCTAATGTTTACGGCGCACTTAGCTATGCGATTGTTTTGGAGccatttcagtttcatttcGCACCATATATgtcgttaaaaaaaatgaacagtgtCTTTTAAAGGAAAGATTCAGAATTATTTCCTGCGTGCGCACGTGTCGTCATCCATTCATAGAAACAGCAGTGTACACGCGCTTCTTTCCGCTTCCTTCAAACTATACAACGTAAAACATGAAACTTAAACCAACACTGTAAGTTGTCGTAGCTGCAGGATAACCAACATTACAGTGGCCATTATCATTGTTTCTGTGGATTTACGTGGTGTGGTGTGTCGTGAAAGGGGGCGCAACCGGAAGTTACTCAACATGGGGGACATGAGAGGAAAGTCACCGCCGTGTGTTTCCAGCTTATTTTTAATGACCTACCGAAAATGTGTGCTGCACAGATGGTAGTGGCCACCTTAAGCTTTACATTAACGTAAATAACATCTCACTGCAAAAGGTAACCTTGAGTCGAGTTAAGCGCCACACAAacttgaagacatttttaaatcataatcctcgatgaaacaaatgttttaccTACATTAATGTGAGTGTTTCTCTTACATTAGAGAGCACACAAGACAGGATGTACCATTAAGTGTCTCTGTTCATCACAtcagctaaacaaagacattaacCTTACCTGTACTTTAACATCCAGTTCATGTGAGCAGAGGACTAAACAATACAGATCGTATAATTCAGATGGAAGGTCAGAATACATTAACTTACCACACACAGAATTCAGTCTTGTGAAGAATAAGAGTTAGCCACTAAGCTAATTAACTTAGCGCGCGCACGGACCGGAACGTTACAATAGCGCGCGCGGGatgattgtaaaaaataaaaaatactccaCTTATGAAATAaaacccctaaaaaaaaagcGTCCGTCGATTTAACAAAgtgactatttaaaaaaaaggcaatccGAGTCGATGTGAAATAATGAGAAGGTTTTATGAATCCAGAGTTGTCTCAGTATGAATGAGCGCGAGGCTACCTCATGTATGGGACTCGCTCGTGCCTGGGCTGAACGGAAAACAgaggtctctttttttttttttttttattggatacACCCTTCAGGAAGCGCCGCCCAGCTGTCAGCAACACTACTAGTTTTTTTAACTGATCATGCGTTCAGAGGATGGACCTTGTGTTCGTCAGAAAACCTTACTACATGGAGAAATCTTCTACATCATCAATgacttcttttcattttgtccaCAGTGGCCACtatgtgttgttttaataacTGACTCACAAAGCCTTCTTTATATTCCATACTAGGCTACAGTCATTATTATAGCCTGACATGTGACAAAGAGACATTTATCTAGCTGTATACTCTTgcataatgaaaataaatgtgtggcATGTATCGTAGAAGGCTACATTAACTCAAATCTTGGGCTTAAGTGTAATTTTAAGGTTTTCGTTTACATCtcaattcactttttttttgtacattcttaatttttttttttttaatttaaattgtactgtgttcacttcttgtctgcaatctttgctctttgctgctgtaacactgtaaatttcctcattgtgggataaataaaggattatcttatctttattttGTGCTGTTTTAGCCTACTTCTTCCCAACATTTAAGATTGAATACAGCATTTAATcctaaataatatttattttatatctaAGGTTAAATATTTGAGTATAATGGGCAAATACAAAACCCTTTCTGATCTTTTCAAATATGTTATTCAGTTGAAATTATGTTCAGTTGAATATAGTCTACTATAACAAGGTGAGGcttagaactttttttttacaatttgatGCACAAGTTATAAttgtaaaaagacaacaacatggTATTTGGATATACACTCACTTTAGCCATTTTTGCATTACAATCTTAGATAGGTCTACTTACGACAATTTTATTACAAATTGTTGTACATTGTTTTAATTGGCTCCAGGTGGAATAATAAGGTGAGTGCTATAATCACGCCAAACAACCTAAATTCTTATGTGCTCACAAACGTAACCTTTTAGCGATTAGTCAAATATTACAGCCATAAACCACGATTATTCCTAGTAACCACTGCTTATCTAACCAGGGGTAACAATGTGACATCAACACAGTCCTGGAAAACAtccggtggtggtggtggtaagTGTAGCCTACTGCAGACGACTTGTCATTCATTCAAGTGCAACAGACCAGAAATGATAACAACATTCTCCTTTaacaaaagctgttttctttgagtgactaatgttttattttgtcaaaacaaaacaaatatcatCCATGCAGGAAGTGGTCAGTAGCCTACACATAGcacatttggtaaaaaaaacaaaaacaaaaacaaaaaaaacgtgttttttttaattacatacaACAACGAGGAAAACAGTGAGAAATAACTTCACCACACAGTAAAGTATTCATTAGCCTACTTGGAATAATGCTGTAATTACAGTACACATAGTTCTTATTTTGTTACGAGCTCACCATCTGTGTTGTCTTTCTCTATTCTTACGTCATTTCTTTGAGGATCATGGAAaattccctctttccctctctgttaGAGCAGTGTAGACACAGCATGGTTCAGCTTTGATCACTCGTAATCACGACTTTTATCGTGGCACCTGAAGGCATCGTTTAACAAAAGAAGGAGTGGCGGTTTCCTCTGTTTCAAAATCACTTGACGGGGCAGGTTAacaccatatttacagtctatgcttaaCACTCGCAATTTCCAAAAGTTTATTTGTAATTTCGGCTAATGACGATTGCGTCCCCTTTAAGTTCCTTCACAAGCAAAGTGTTTCTCACACTTAACACGCCTCGGCTACTCCCTTATGAGTAACATGTGGCCAGTGACAAACAGGGACTTCTGCAAAATAAAAggttatataaatgtataaactataaATGTCTGACAAGAACTTGGAAATCATATTAACAGTATTTTGGTTTTTCGGCTTCCTTCCACTTCACTAGTCCAGAATAGGATGAACATAGaccaaattcaaattcaaacgTAGCCCACTACACATTAATAACTctacttcattttttaaaaactttaagtTCAAGTCGGATGACAGACTCATAGAAGACAACAATTAAACCTATAACAAAACCTATCTTGTGTGAATAGGCTATTCTTACCCCCTTTAGCCACAAAGTAATATAAGTAAATAGAAGCACATGATGTTCAGGATGCTCGATAAAATAAATTTAGTCTCCTGGTGTATGACACTGAAGCCCGCAAGCTTTCATGAGCAACAACCacatgagttttaaaaaaagaaaaacaaaagtcaagTCGACATTTTGGGTCAAATGATTCATTTCCATACTCTACCCACTCAATAAATGTAATGACATTATGTAATGACACAGTTACTTTATTACCTAAAGCCTGTTAGGACACACATAATTGACATTGGGGAAATGGGAAAAGGTGCAATGCAGACTACAATTGCTCCTGTTGATTTCAGGCCAACCATAACACTTATACGATGTTTTAGAGTTGAATTCTCTAATTTAGATCTGATCAATAGACGACGAGCTCAGACTTCAGTTGAATAAGCTTATCCCTGATCAATTGCGATATTTCTCGTTCTCTACAAAGGTAACAGCGACATCTGGTGTTGCACTGTAGTATAATCATAGcagtttattgtctttttttttctttgagcatTTACTTAATTTCCCTTTTGATTTAATATCAAATTACAGAATGTGTCCTTTGActcttttagtttaaaaaaaaatccagaccCTTAATTTCGCATCAATAAAGTGTTAATTAAGAACAATACAATTTGGTTAACAAATGTTAAATTGAAAGTATTAAGAGGCAAGGAGGCTATTTTCTAGTCAACCACATTTACGTAAAATGCCCGATGGTAGGTTTGATTGTTTTCTCTTCAAAGTGTGTTATGTAATTATGCACTTTAAACTGATTTTTGAGTGACATACACGTGGTGAATAGTTGCTTAACACTGTTAGCGTTTAGTAATGCCGCTTGAGGGCGACTCTAACTTCCTCTACCTAATGTGTGATCCTGTACGATGTACGAAATGTTCAtacaatagactgtaaatattacgtacatacttatttttacagtctatggtagcACAACATCTGATCCCAGATATCAGGCACCTCATAGCTCTcgtaaagcttttattttatttattttaaggacGTAAAATTAAGATAGGCGCATGGTGTCAGATCCGCTAAATTGTAAGACAAGCTCATGATCTGACCAATCACATTCACACTAAGATATCTAACGTCCAATGAGCAGCAGCGTTACAACTCGGAAGGCGGGATTTCCGGGTGGGTGTgcgagagacacagaggaaagaggaggtcAAATGTACTTTGAAAAACGTGAGGCTACCTCCAGGAAAGACACAAGGTAGAAGACATTAGCGTTGAGGTTAATTTAGAAGGCATATGTTACAGTGCAGTGATCAGAGTTTAATgcaaacataaatgtgtttttttggttgttttgtcgGAGTCACACAGTCGCACATGAATGTGACAGCTATTTAGCTAACAGTCGATGCTAACGTTAAATGTGGCGTGTTCGTGTATAGCCTGGATACTCAATTGTGACTTATGCTTGCAAGTAAGCTTTATAATCGTCCGTTTAAAGGTAATGTAAGGGTTATCTCCTCAGACTCGCAGGTCTGGTCGCGATAAACGTTAGCTGGAcgttgttttgtctttgggaACTTGTCACGGTCACAGCTGTCATGTTTCACTCCGTTCCCCGACGTCCAATCTGCGATATCGGTGCGAATACAATGAGGCTTCAAAGCAGTCGGTCATTCAGGCGAGCTGTGGAGGAGGGTAGCGCAAGGCTGGAGAGGGGGGTCCCGTGGCTGGGCAGGAGCATGGGCCTGCTGCTGTCCTGGGTCCAGAGGGCAGGTGTCGGTGCAGGTGAGGCCTTGGGGTCCGGCCAAAAGAGGAAGGGCTTGCTCTCCATATTCGCAGACCACTGCGGCTTTGTGACCGGACAGAGGCTTCGGCGTGCCTGTCAGATTGGAGAGCTCTACTCGAACCTGTACTCCGAGAGGACAAGATGGACCCTGGTTGGAAACATATGGCGCAGATTTCAGAGCAAGCATGCGCCCAATGGGAGACTTTTTGCGGCTCTGGCTGGTGTCTTCATGTGGGAGAACGAGAAGATCCAAGATGAGGAAATACGCAGGTATGACTTCTTTCTACTGCttaatgtgtgctcaaacataCTGGTAAATCCCCCGATTAAAAGCTTatagacacataaaaaaacaagtaccACTAATTGGGAACAACAAGGATGGAGGGGTGATTATGAAAATTATTGGAATTGTATATTTGGGCCTTTACATTCATGAGATCACAACCCAGTTGATTTTAGATCAACCCTCTTTGCCTCCATCATCAGTTGACCAAATAGTATCTTACTGGTGATACTGGTGTCCACTCCTCTAAGAGAGATTTATAGAAAGTTATTTTGGCTCAAGACCTTCAACTTAGACTATTTGTTATCCATCTGTATGTGCAATGCAGTGTTTCTTCTGAATGTGACTGTTTCCTGTATTGTAAACTGTGCAGTTTGCTGAACAACCTGTCCTGTTGTTTTCGTACATTCTGAAGGTGTGGATTTGAGCTGCAGGCCATGGAGAATGTAAAAAGTGCAAACACAGCTTCAGGAACCACAGCGGGACAGCTGGAACTTGGCTGGGAAGTTGTGATGGAGAAGAAGGACTTCAAAGTGTGGAAGCGCCCTATTCCCAACAGTCACCTCTATGAATACAGAGGTTAGACAACTCGTGATCTCACATGTGAAACAATGTCTCTGAATTGAACATCAGGGCTACACTtagtctttacattttttgaatACTTTAGTCACGATGACATGGGCATGATTTATCTGAGGACTCATTATCTTGTTCTATGTTTCACTTTCAGTGTTGGGCTCCTACAACGATGTCACCCCAAGACAGTTTTTCAATGTGCAGGTATATCCTTATTTGCTACTAGAATTGTGTCAGTCTCTAATATTTAAGAAAAAGTGAAGCATATACCTCATTCTACAGAGAAACTAGATAATAACATATAAGTAAAAAGTCCTTATCAGGGTTTTGAGATTATCTTATTCTCCTCCGTCTTGAAGTGCTTCTAATGAACCATGGAAATCATTGTAGTACTTAAATAGATTACAATAATGTAACTGGATCTAGCTCGTATTTTGAATAATTCAGTTCAAGGTTTAATTTTCATTGCAGTGggactttcttttcttcatggATTGTCCTTGAAGTATAGTTATTGTAGCATGTAGCAACATGTTTACTTGCATGTGCACAGCACAAAAGCACCCCTTAGTCCCTGGGCTATATTAAGCACTTTACCCTTGACTCATACTTTCCCCTTTCCCCCAGTTGGACACAGAGTACAGGAAGAAGTGGGATTCTCTGGTTATCAAGCTTGAAGTTGTTGACAGAGATGTTGGTACAGGCTCTGAAGTTCTGCACTGGGCTACACACTTCCCTGTAAGTTTCTGCTTATTGTTCTTAAGTTCAAAGGTTGGAGGCTATTTGTTCTACACAATGTCTGTACATAGGTTAATCTAAATTAAAGTACCAGCTAGCACAGTTGCAGCAAATTCAGAAGTTTTTAGGTGAAAGGGTCGGCTGTGATTTAATCTTTTTGAATCCTTCCTGACAGTATCCCATGTACTCGAGGGACTACGTGTATGTGCGCCGCTATGATGTTGATTTAGAAAACAACCTGATGGTCCTAGTGTCCAGGTGGGTCTGAAGAAGCAATACTTCTGTGGTTCAATATTGTTTAGTATATGATACATTACATTAAAGAATAATTGGTCTGTATCTTTTAATCTGTATATTTGTAATTGTATAGAACTGTGCAGCATCCCAGAGTGCCAGAGACTCAGGAATTTGTAAGAGTCCATTCCTACCAGTCAAAGATGGTCATTCGCCCTCACAAGTCCTTTGATGAGGtttgtgatacatttttattcctTCATAGCTTAATTCAACTTGCATCCAGAGTTCTGTTTATGTTGCAACTGAGTTTCCCTTGTGTGCTTTTCTTTACAGAATGGATTTGACTATCTGCTGACTTACAGCGACAACCCACAGACTGTCTTTCCCCGTTACTGTGTGAGCTGGATGGTGTCAAGTGGTGAGCTCTTTTTCACTTGTAGAATTTGGTTAGAGCTGCatataaagattattttttattgtctttaaaattacattttaattattttttgtccaACCAAGAAGGTATTTAGTCCCAATTAGATAAAGCCATGAATCATCCTTCAGATTTTCTGTGCATTTTGTAATACCTGAAGAATTATTTTCCTTTGTTATGTACACTTTATGTTTCGTGTGGGTTGTGTGTATTTAACAACTAAAATTAGGACGTTTTCCTTTGTTCGTTGTAGGTATGCCTGATTTTCTTGAGAAGCTCCATACTGCTGCCTTGAGGGCCAAGAATCTGGAAGTTGGGATCTACGACTATGCAGGCGTCATTAAATCCAGTGACACCAACCGCCAGGCGAGCCAGGAGCGCCTAAGTGGAGAGAACCACCACACAGGTGGTTCTGGACAGATATATGCTTGAGCAGAATATTTCACAGACCGAGGGTTATATTGGTGGGTTTTCACTTGCACTTAACCTGACTCAATCCCTCCAAATTTGTGTCTTTGGGTACTGTACATTGCATGAAATGCAAATGGAAGCTACAAcctacatgaaaacaaatgatgtGTCCATCCATAGACATGGTTATGTTGGTTGTAAATAAGATGTCAGAAGAGCATTGGACTTTTGGATGAAATGTTGCCATGAACTTGTCACACAGACTGCTGGCACTAGCATTTAATTAGCTTCGCCAGACTTTGCCACATGGCCTTTGTGCCTCCTTTCGGTATAACGTTTGTTGTAGAAGCATTGGTAAGATCATGACAGAATTCCTCATTGTTTAGATGCTTTTGCCAAAGCACTGTTTTCTATCATTCAATATCAGTTCTTCCATTATTCAGCAAGGCTCGACTATAAAAGTTGTTCAAACACCCAGCAGCTACATCACTGTATTGGTGTCTCTGTCATGATTTAACAAAGATGTGTTGCAAATGGTTTTGCAATATTGGACATAAATGGTTACTGTGACTGTCTGCTGTTTGCGGTAAATATGACAAACTAAAAAATTGCCGTCAATATCTCTGCACTGATTAAGAACTGAGGATGAGTAGTGAAAGCTTTCTTATATGTATTTGCGTCTCATATTGAAATCGTCTGCTGTCCCATTTGCTTGGAGTGATTTTACATGGCTGGATAGGatggacttaaaaaaaaaaaaaaacttcaacacAATTATGCCATTATTAGAAAAATGTGTCAATGGATTGAAAGTACAACTTAGagcttctctttttgttttgagcaTGGCATTGTTTCATTGTCAGCACAGTCCAGGTTTCACACTGTCCATCTCTCCATGTTTGTTGAAAATTGCCAGCGGTGACAAAACAGCCTTTCTGAAGATAAACCAGTCCTTCAGCATTAGGGGCATAGTGTCTTATAACAACAGAAATCCTCAGATTGAATTGTACTAATGTGCTTCAGTCTAGTTCAACTGGCCAAGAAAACCCCACAGACACCATTTTAATAAGCCAATGCCCTCTTCTTGGAAAATGGAGCACTTTTGCCACATCCTGAACCATAAACATTtcataatggcaaaaaaaaaaagtgagttggCCCGTTCTTATCCTTGTGCATGGGTATAGCAAACATCACAAAAGGGTGCACCATTggagataatttttttttttgtgtgtgtgtgtcattgtgtagaTCGTGTACATACATAAAACCATTGCCTGGATACTGGAAATTCCTGTTTTTATGAGCACAACATGCTCTGTAACAGTTGGCTTCTCCCTTCATGATTCTTACGTTTTTGTTATTCCTGTTGGTTCCACTGAAACTCCTGTCTTCATCCTTCCAAATAAATCATCCATGTAGATTTTTAAATTATCTGTTTGCAGGGGGTGTTATGAATGTATAAAGAGCCCCACGTGCTATGGAATAAAGTACACTGTTTACAGCCTGACCATCTGGCACACATATCTTGAAATCTATGTTAAAAACATCTCATGTACTAAAATGTTATCTTATGTTTGTCATATGTGGCCCATTAGACTGAATGAGCAGCTGTAACTATATAAGATAAAGCAGTGACATGGGATCCACTTTTGTCAAGATTCCCTAATATGTATATTAATAGA
Proteins encoded in this window:
- the stard7 gene encoding stAR-related lipid transfer protein 7, mitochondrial, with protein sequence MFHSVPRRPICDIGANTMRLQSSRSFRRAVEEGSARLERGVPWLGRSMGLLLSWVQRAGVGAGEALGSGQKRKGLLSIFADHCGFVTGQRLRRACQIGELYSNLYSERTRWTLVGNIWRRFQSKHAPNGRLFAALAGVFMWENEKIQDEEIRRCGFELQAMENVKSANTASGTTAGQLELGWEVVMEKKDFKVWKRPIPNSHLYEYRVLGSYNDVTPRQFFNVQLDTEYRKKWDSLVIKLEVVDRDVGTGSEVLHWATHFPYPMYSRDYVYVRRYDVDLENNLMVLVSRTVQHPRVPETQEFVRVHSYQSKMVIRPHKSFDENGFDYLLTYSDNPQTVFPRYCVSWMVSSGMPDFLEKLHTAALRAKNLEVGIYDYAGVIKSSDTNRQASQERLSGENHHTGGSGQIYA